The following DNA comes from Mucisphaera calidilacus.
TGCCGAGGGACTTCTCGGCGTCTTCCTCGTTGGCGATGCAGACGTCGACGTGCTCCATGAGCGGACGCATGACGGCCTGGGCCTGATCGGTCGTCCAGAGTTTCTTGCGGAAGTTGAGGTCGCAGGAGACGGTGCAGCCGGCGCGTTGGGCGGCTTCGAGTAGCTTGGCAAGCGTGGCTCGTGGCTTCTCGCCGAGCGCGGGGGTGATGCCGGTCCAGTGGAACCAGGACGCGTTCTTGAAGATGGCGTCGGGATCGATCTCGGCGGGCTCGAGGGTGGTGACGGCGGCGTTGGCGCGGTCGTAGACGACCTTGCTGGGCCGCTGGCTGGCGCCGGTTTCGAGGAAGTAGATGCCGACGCGGTCGCCACCCCGGACGATGAGGCCGGTGTCGACGCCGAAGCGACGCAGGTGGTTGACGGCGGCCTGGCCGATCTCGTGACTCGGGAGCTTGGACAGGAAGGCGGCGTCGAGACCGAACTGGGCGAGCGACGCGGCGACGTTGGCCTCGCCCCCGCCGTAGACGGCGTCGAAGCGGTCGGTCTGGAGGAAGCGGCTGAAGCCGGGCGTCGAGAGACGCAGCATGATCTCGCCAAAGGTCACAACACGCACAGGGCTGGCAGGCATGGTCAATCCAATCGATCGGTGGGTTCAGGCATCGGCGCTGGCGCGGATGCGTTGGGCGTTGGCGGTGATGGCGGCCCAGTCCTTGCTCTCGAGGGCGGCCTTGGAGCAGAGCGCGCTGCCGGCACCGACGGCGATGGCTCCGGCGGCGATCCACTCGCCGGCGTTGTCGAGGGTGACGCCCCCGGTGGGCATCATGCGCAGGTGGGGCATGGGAGCACGGACCGCTTTGAAGAAGGGGATGCCCACCACGTCGGCGGGGAAGACCTTGACGACGTCGGCCCCGGCCTGGGTGGCGCGGTGGATCTCGGTGGGCGTGAAGCAGCCGGGCATAGCGGCGGCGTTGGCGGCGTGGGCGGCATCGATGACGGCGGGGTCGAAGACCGGGCTGACGACGTACTTCGCACCGGCCTCGACGGCTGCGGTGGCGTCGTCGGTGGTGAGAACGGAGCCGACGCCGATGAACAGCTCGTCGCCGAACCGCTTGTCGAGGTCGCGGATGCACTCGATGGCGTTGGTGGTGGTGAGGGTGACCTCGATCGCGCGCACGCCGCCGGCGGCGAGTGCCTCGGCGAGCGCGGGCATGTCCTCGGCGGCTTTGAGGCGGACGACGGCAACGATGCGTTCTTTCTCGAGACGCTGGAGTATCGCTTCACGACTCATGGGGGATCCTGGACTCTCTTACTAGAGGCGTTGGGTGGTGAGGCCGCCATCGACCATGATGGC
Coding sequences within:
- a CDS encoding bifunctional 4-hydroxy-2-oxoglutarate aldolase/2-dehydro-3-deoxy-phosphogluconate aldolase, whose protein sequence is MSREAILQRLEKERIVAVVRLKAAEDMPALAEALAAGGVRAIEVTLTTTNAIECIRDLDKRFGDELFIGVGSVLTTDDATAAVEAGAKYVVSPVFDPAVIDAAHAANAAAMPGCFTPTEIHRATQAGADVVKVFPADVVGIPFFKAVRAPMPHLRMMPTGGVTLDNAGEWIAAGAIAVGAGSALCSKAALESKDWAAITANAQRIRASADA
- a CDS encoding sugar kinase, which produces MPASPVRVVTFGEIMLRLSTPGFSRFLQTDRFDAVYGGGEANVAASLAQFGLDAAFLSKLPSHEIGQAAVNHLRRFGVDTGLIVRGGDRVGIYFLETGASQRPSKVVYDRANAAVTTLEPAEIDPDAIFKNASWFHWTGITPALGEKPRATLAKLLEAAQRAGCTVSCDLNFRKKLWTTDQAQAVMRPLMEHVDVCIANEEDAEKSLGIKPDDTDVTAGHLDEAGYGRLAQTLKDQFSFSTVAITLRESHSASRNGWSALMLDDKDCSTPTRSRVYDIQLVDRVGGGDSFAAGLIYGLNTLATTREALEFAVAASCMKQTIPGDFNILSADEVLKLAGGDASGRVDR